From the Arthrobacter sp. PM3 genome, one window contains:
- a CDS encoding LLM class flavin-dependent oxidoreductase — translation MRFQVLDIIPHLKNPVTGEIVSTADRLNQVVETARRAEDLGFDSFSVGERHAGEFISSSPTTVLAAIAAVTSSIRLQSGVTVLSVLDPVRVAEDYATIDQLSRGRLELVIGKGNEVLQYSLFGLDLADQWELLAEKYGLLRRLWTEENVTWSGKFRPALTEPVTTTPRPFAGAPRVWHGSATSLTSAALAAQWGDPLFTANAIQPRENYKVLIDHYREEYERHGHDPRQQYLGSGSGAGGVFIADTTQEAKRQFGPVYEALTTGRNVPGNNSPYRDIDHAVAEGPALVGSPEQVIDKILSYHALYGHDLQSISLPTTLPFSQQLDILERFALGVIPAVRAAAPTTLWSAGDPFAGRPEADHNTHRSSHAFTH, via the coding sequence ATGAGGTTCCAAGTCCTCGACATCATCCCGCACCTGAAGAACCCGGTCACCGGGGAGATCGTGTCCACCGCGGACCGGCTCAACCAGGTCGTCGAGACGGCCCGCCGGGCCGAGGACCTCGGCTTCGACAGCTTCTCGGTCGGGGAACGCCACGCGGGGGAATTCATCTCCTCCTCCCCCACCACGGTGCTGGCCGCGATCGCCGCGGTGACGTCCAGCATCCGGCTGCAGAGCGGGGTGACCGTACTCTCCGTTCTGGACCCGGTGCGGGTCGCGGAGGACTACGCCACGATCGACCAGCTGAGCCGTGGCCGGCTGGAACTGGTGATCGGCAAGGGCAACGAGGTGCTGCAGTACTCGTTGTTCGGCCTGGACCTCGCGGACCAGTGGGAGCTCCTCGCCGAGAAGTACGGGCTGCTGCGCCGGCTCTGGACCGAGGAGAACGTCACGTGGTCCGGGAAGTTCCGCCCGGCGCTGACCGAGCCCGTCACTACGACGCCGCGGCCCTTCGCCGGCGCGCCGCGGGTGTGGCACGGGTCCGCGACCTCACTGACCTCGGCGGCGCTGGCGGCACAGTGGGGCGATCCGCTGTTCACTGCCAACGCGATCCAGCCGCGCGAGAACTACAAGGTGCTGATCGACCACTACCGCGAGGAATACGAACGCCACGGCCACGATCCCCGGCAGCAGTACCTGGGCTCGGGTTCCGGTGCGGGCGGGGTGTTCATCGCGGACACCACGCAGGAGGCCAAGCGGCAGTTCGGGCCGGTCTATGAGGCCCTCACGACGGGCCGGAATGTCCCCGGCAACAACTCCCCGTACCGGGACATCGACCACGCCGTCGCGGAGGGGCCGGCTCTGGTGGGCAGCCCGGAGCAGGTGATCGACAAGATCCTCAGCTACCACGCGCTCTACGGCCACGATCTCCAGTCGATCTCGCTGCCCACCACACTGCCGTTCAGCCAGCAGCTGGACATCCTGGAACGGTTCGCCCTCGGGGTCATCCCGGCCGTCCGGGCCGCCGCGCCCACCACGCTCTGGTCCGCCGGGGACCCCTTTGCGGGGCGCCCGGAGGCAGACCACAACACCCACAGGAGCTCCCATGCCTTCACACACTGA
- a CDS encoding amino acid ABC transporter ATP-binding protein — protein sequence MSTAVREPVTGPAAPTRGLVEITRVRKSFGATEVLEDVSLTVEPGGVAVIVGPSGSGKSTLLRTINHLEKVDGGFIAIDGTLVGYEVRGTRLHELREKDILKQRTEIGMVFQNFNLFPHLTALENVTEAPVVAQGRSKAQARERGLELLDRVGLKDRAGAYPRQLSGGQQQRVAIARALALDPKILLFDEPTSALDPELVNEVLDVIRELATSGTTLIIVTHEMGFARDVADTVVFMDQGRIIEQGAPQDIFSNPREERTRSFLSKVIEPAFNI from the coding sequence ATGAGCACCGCCGTCCGTGAACCAGTCACCGGCCCCGCCGCCCCCACCCGCGGGCTCGTGGAAATCACCAGGGTCCGCAAATCCTTCGGCGCCACGGAAGTCCTCGAGGACGTCTCGCTGACCGTCGAGCCCGGCGGCGTCGCCGTCATCGTCGGCCCCTCCGGGTCCGGCAAATCCACCCTGCTGCGCACCATCAACCACCTGGAGAAGGTCGACGGCGGGTTCATCGCCATCGACGGGACGCTGGTGGGCTATGAGGTCCGCGGCACCAGGCTCCACGAACTGCGCGAAAAGGACATCCTGAAGCAGCGCACCGAAATCGGAATGGTGTTCCAGAACTTTAACCTGTTCCCGCACCTCACCGCGCTGGAAAACGTCACCGAGGCCCCCGTCGTCGCCCAGGGCAGGTCCAAAGCGCAGGCCCGCGAGCGCGGCCTCGAACTGCTGGACCGGGTGGGCCTCAAAGACCGCGCCGGCGCCTACCCCCGCCAGCTCTCCGGCGGCCAGCAGCAGCGCGTCGCCATCGCCCGCGCCCTGGCCCTGGACCCCAAGATCCTGCTCTTCGACGAACCCACGTCCGCCCTCGACCCGGAACTGGTCAACGAGGTCCTGGACGTCATCCGCGAACTCGCCACGTCCGGCACCACCCTGATCATCGTCACCCACGAGATGGGCTTCGCCCGCGACGTCGCGGACACGGTGGTGTTCATGGACCAGGGCCGGATCATCGAGCAAGGCGCACCCCAGGACATCTTCAGCAACCCGCGCGAGGAACGCACCCGGAGCTTTCTCTCCAAGGTGATCGAACCCGCCTTCAACATCTAA
- a CDS encoding LLM class flavin-dependent oxidoreductase has protein sequence MSTLPLPAASRGRGLLLLELDGAGSHPAASRASRTAPPAAPSADRLRGAVLAAESAGFHAATFADPGLPDYSAPVSAEPAAAPRLNALQRAAFAGPVTRSLALIPEVDTVYTEPFHIATQLASLDYVSGGRAGWLVAASASAADAAAVGREPVHGQRLSREAADSIEVGRRLWDSWEDDAVIRDVATGRYLDVDKLHYADFEGENYSVKGPSIIPRPLQGQLPVLVPAGLLDREALAAGAADALLVSAPTPELLAAEIAETRAALAGIGREPALIAELDVVLDSRGQTAVARLDALNSLAAWQSPRARFVGTAAELTELLAGVLTLADGVRLHPAVLETDLEELSRLVLPELRRRQLLAPVSQDTTLREQLGLSRPASRYAAATAADN, from the coding sequence ATGAGCACCCTTCCCCTCCCTGCAGCTTCACGCGGCCGTGGCCTCCTGCTGCTGGAACTCGACGGCGCCGGCAGCCACCCGGCCGCGTCGCGGGCATCCCGTACGGCGCCCCCCGCGGCGCCGTCCGCGGACCGCCTGCGCGGCGCCGTGCTGGCCGCCGAATCCGCCGGGTTCCACGCCGCGACGTTTGCCGATCCCGGCCTGCCGGACTATTCTGCGCCGGTCTCCGCCGAACCGGCAGCGGCACCCCGGCTGAACGCGCTGCAACGCGCCGCGTTCGCCGGTCCTGTGACACGATCGCTGGCCCTGATCCCGGAAGTGGACACCGTCTACACCGAGCCGTTCCACATTGCGACCCAGCTCGCCAGCCTGGACTACGTCTCCGGCGGCCGCGCCGGCTGGCTCGTTGCCGCGTCGGCGAGCGCGGCCGATGCCGCCGCCGTGGGACGCGAACCCGTGCACGGGCAGCGTCTTTCCCGGGAGGCTGCCGATTCGATCGAGGTGGGCCGCCGGCTCTGGGATTCTTGGGAGGACGACGCCGTGATCCGCGACGTCGCCACCGGCCGTTACCTCGACGTCGACAAGCTGCACTACGCGGATTTCGAGGGCGAAAACTATTCGGTCAAGGGTCCGTCCATCATTCCGCGGCCGCTGCAAGGCCAGCTGCCCGTGCTCGTCCCCGCCGGGCTCCTGGACCGGGAGGCCCTCGCAGCCGGGGCGGCCGACGCGCTTCTCGTCTCGGCCCCGACGCCGGAGCTCCTGGCCGCCGAAATCGCGGAGACACGGGCGGCCCTGGCCGGCATCGGACGCGAGCCCGCGCTCATTGCCGAGCTCGACGTCGTTCTGGACTCCCGCGGGCAGACCGCGGTGGCGAGGCTGGATGCACTGAACAGCCTCGCCGCGTGGCAGAGCCCGCGCGCCCGGTTTGTCGGCACGGCGGCCGAGCTCACCGAACTGCTCGCCGGGGTCCTGACGCTGGCCGACGGCGTCCGCCTGCACCCCGCCGTGCTGGAGACGGATCTCGAGGAGCTCTCACGCCTGGTCCTGCCGGAACTGCGCCGCCGCCAACTCCTGGCCCCCGTCAGCCAGGACACGACCCTCCGTGAGCAGCTCGGACTGTCCCGGCCCGCCAGCCGCTACGCCGCCGCAACCGCCGCCGACAACTAA
- a CDS encoding DUF4287 domain-containing protein, with protein sequence MSFQAYLDTIEDKTGLTPRQLLEIARDKGFAEPSVKAGTILEWLKEDYGLGRGHGMALVHVIKNGPQIDAKHVGSDGVHRDESDMLWLDGKATKPAS encoded by the coding sequence ATGTCGTTTCAGGCCTATCTCGACACCATCGAAGACAAAACCGGGCTCACGCCCCGCCAACTGCTTGAAATCGCCCGGGACAAGGGCTTCGCCGAGCCCTCCGTCAAAGCCGGAACCATTCTGGAGTGGCTCAAGGAGGACTACGGACTGGGCCGCGGCCACGGCATGGCCCTGGTGCACGTCATAAAGAACGGCCCGCAGATCGACGCCAAGCATGTCGGCTCCGACGGCGTGCACCGCGACGAGTCGGACATGCTCTGGCTCGACGGGAAGGCCACCAAACCGGCGTCGTAA
- a CDS encoding amino acid ABC transporter permease — protein sequence MSSTATPVAQSAPEPASPGTGTTPDTTPDPAPGNTAPDTTAAANYADYRLVPARHPWRWVGTAVVALGVAGIAWSLVTNPRWEWGVVAQWFTAQSIVNGLVETLKLTAISGALGFILGFILALMRLSASPLLVSVSWTFSWIFRSTPLLVQMLLWYNLGYLYEKISLGIPFTDIRFFEAQTTTLISQFAAAVLGLTLNQAAYSAEIIRGGILSVDQGQLEAAAALGIPAWRRSTRIVLPQAMRAILPTAFNEVIGLVKGTSIVYVLAYSELFYTVQVIYNRTQQVLPLLLVATLWYVVITSVLSIFQYYIERHYSKGAVRTLPLTPLQKARRFLATHAPAPRETTRKGGTR from the coding sequence ATGAGTTCAACAGCAACCCCGGTGGCGCAGTCCGCCCCGGAGCCGGCGTCCCCCGGCACCGGAACCACACCTGACACCACGCCGGACCCGGCACCCGGAAACACGGCACCCGACACCACAGCCGCCGCGAACTACGCCGACTACCGGCTGGTCCCGGCCCGCCACCCGTGGCGCTGGGTGGGCACGGCGGTGGTCGCCCTCGGCGTCGCCGGGATCGCCTGGTCCCTGGTCACCAACCCGCGCTGGGAGTGGGGCGTGGTGGCGCAGTGGTTCACCGCGCAGTCGATCGTGAACGGGCTCGTCGAGACGCTCAAGCTGACCGCGATCTCCGGCGCGCTCGGGTTCATCCTCGGGTTCATCCTGGCCCTGATGCGGCTCTCCGCGTCCCCGCTGCTGGTCTCCGTCTCGTGGACGTTCTCCTGGATCTTCCGGTCCACGCCGCTGCTGGTGCAGATGCTGCTTTGGTACAACCTGGGCTACCTGTACGAGAAGATCAGTCTGGGCATCCCCTTCACGGACATCCGCTTCTTCGAGGCGCAGACCACCACCCTGATCAGCCAGTTCGCCGCGGCGGTCCTCGGCCTGACCCTCAACCAGGCCGCCTATTCGGCCGAGATCATCCGCGGCGGCATCCTCTCCGTGGACCAGGGCCAGCTCGAGGCCGCGGCCGCACTGGGCATCCCGGCGTGGCGGCGCTCCACCAGGATCGTCCTGCCGCAGGCCATGCGCGCCATCCTGCCCACGGCCTTTAACGAGGTCATCGGCCTGGTCAAGGGCACCTCGATCGTCTACGTCCTGGCGTACTCCGAGCTCTTCTACACCGTCCAGGTCATCTACAACCGGACCCAGCAGGTCCTGCCGCTGCTGCTCGTGGCCACCCTCTGGTACGTGGTCATCACCTCGGTCCTGAGCATCTTCCAGTACTACATCGAACGGCACTACTCCAAGGGAGCGGTCCGCACCCTGCCGCTGACCCCGCTGCAGAAGGCCCGCAGATTCCTCGCCACCCATGCACCCGCGCCCAGGGAAACCACCCGGAAAGGGGGCACCCGATGA
- a CDS encoding DUF1684 domain-containing protein: MPSHTETSAHEGRETSTDSAAFGAAWTDWHAAHERHRADPHGFLAVTHLHWLDAAPARLDGAPGTWSVENDAVRLVLAAGERVLRDGQDLNPDGTGAAVILGPIAEREGLDLRVEDAGAGHTVIEVAKRGGRYVVRPRHPLNPLLAGYRGTPAYSPDPAYSVSGIFVPFAEPRATTVGAAVEGIQHVYEAPGEIRFRLHGQDLSLTAFNGHAPGTLSVLFTDGTSGKTTYAANRSLIVPAPDADGTVLLDFNRAVNLPCAYTDLATCPLPPAENRLPVAIEAGEQIPYERQDAS; this comes from the coding sequence ATGCCTTCACACACTGAAACATCTGCCCACGAGGGCCGCGAAACCAGCACGGACTCCGCCGCGTTCGGCGCCGCCTGGACGGACTGGCACGCCGCGCACGAACGTCACCGCGCCGATCCCCACGGCTTCCTCGCCGTCACCCACCTGCACTGGCTGGATGCCGCGCCCGCCCGCCTGGACGGTGCGCCGGGCACGTGGAGCGTGGAGAACGACGCCGTCCGTCTGGTTTTGGCGGCGGGCGAACGCGTCCTGCGCGACGGGCAGGACCTGAACCCGGACGGCACCGGAGCGGCCGTGATCCTGGGCCCGATCGCCGAGCGCGAAGGCCTGGACCTGCGCGTGGAAGACGCGGGTGCCGGGCACACCGTGATCGAGGTCGCCAAGCGCGGCGGCCGCTATGTGGTGCGGCCGCGGCATCCGCTGAATCCGCTGCTCGCCGGCTACCGCGGCACGCCGGCCTACTCCCCCGACCCCGCATATTCCGTTTCGGGAATATTCGTTCCGTTCGCCGAACCACGCGCCACCACGGTGGGTGCGGCGGTCGAAGGCATCCAGCACGTCTATGAGGCACCCGGGGAGATCCGCTTCCGGCTGCATGGCCAGGACCTGAGTCTCACGGCCTTCAACGGCCACGCACCGGGCACGCTGTCGGTCCTCTTCACGGACGGGACGTCGGGCAAGACCACCTACGCAGCCAACCGCTCGCTCATCGTGCCGGCACCGGACGCCGACGGGACGGTCCTGCTCGACTTCAACCGGGCGGTCAACCTGCCGTGTGCCTACACCGACCTCGCCACTTGCCCGCTCCCGCCGGCAGAAAACCGCCTGCCGGTGGCTATCGAGGCCGGCGAACAGATCCCCTACGAACGTCAGGACGCATCATGA
- a CDS encoding LacI family DNA-binding transcriptional regulator, with the protein MRHGAKPTIRDVAVTAGVSLTTVSYVLSGRSGGTTRISQATQDRVHAAVRDLGYVANRAARGMRRGRTELVAVAVADLEQPLDRALATVLAAILPEHGYQAVILLGGGWRQYMLSGGADGVIRLGVAATAEDAAVMAELAGRGVAQVLITDDAGAGGPAAGSGVPAEYDVVTAGTDGPEVVARRAAAALLGRLRV; encoded by the coding sequence GTGCGGCATGGAGCCAAGCCCACCATCCGTGATGTCGCGGTAACAGCCGGGGTGTCCCTGACCACCGTGTCCTACGTGCTTTCCGGCCGGTCCGGCGGCACTACCCGGATCAGCCAGGCCACCCAGGACCGTGTGCACGCCGCGGTCCGGGACCTTGGCTACGTGGCCAACCGCGCCGCCCGCGGGATGCGGCGGGGCCGGACGGAACTGGTGGCCGTGGCTGTGGCGGACCTCGAACAGCCCTTGGACAGGGCACTTGCGACCGTGCTGGCCGCGATCCTGCCCGAGCACGGATACCAGGCGGTCATCCTGCTGGGCGGGGGCTGGCGGCAGTACATGCTCTCCGGCGGCGCCGACGGCGTCATCCGGCTGGGCGTAGCCGCGACCGCCGAAGACGCCGCCGTTATGGCCGAACTCGCCGGCCGCGGCGTCGCCCAGGTCCTGATTACGGACGACGCCGGAGCCGGCGGCCCTGCTGCCGGCTCCGGCGTTCCGGCGGAGTACGACGTCGTGACCGCCGGAACTGACGGCCCGGAGGTCGTGGCCCGGCGCGCAGCCGCGGCGCTGCTGGGCCGGCTGCGGGTTTAG
- a CDS encoding SulP family inorganic anion transporter, which translates to MTATSAGPAPAPTPEQLQSVRGALRSPRRLKNEVFGGLVVGLALIPEAIAFSVIAGVDPRIGLFAAFTMAVTISFVGGRPAMISAATGAVALVIAPLVKSHGLDYLVAAVILAGIFQIILGLSGVAKLMRFIPRSVMVGFVNALAILVFLAQMPELTGVPWPVYPLTAAGLLIVVGLPRLTSAVPAPLIAIVVLTVVTVLAGVDVPTVGDKGALPDSLPVLFFPNVPLNLETLQVLFPYALAMAFVGLLESLMTAKLVDDITDTRSSKTREAWGQGVANIVTGFFGGMGGCAMIGQTMINVKASGARTRISTFLAGVFLLILVVALGGVVSLIPMAALVAIMIFVCIATFDWHSIRPATLKALPKSETAVMVATVAVTVATHNLAIGVGVGVLVAMVLFARRVAHFVAVRRTVTADDGGTLVTYKVDGELFFASSNDLYTQFEYALDPDRVVIDMHDSHLWDASTVATLDAITRKYRHHGKSVDVVGLNEASLLMRERLAGKLGAGH; encoded by the coding sequence ATGACCGCCACGTCCGCCGGGCCCGCCCCGGCCCCCACTCCCGAGCAGCTGCAGTCCGTCCGGGGTGCCCTGCGCTCCCCGCGCCGGCTCAAGAACGAGGTCTTCGGCGGGCTCGTCGTTGGCCTGGCCCTGATTCCGGAGGCGATCGCCTTCTCGGTCATCGCCGGCGTGGATCCGCGGATCGGGCTCTTCGCCGCCTTCACCATGGCCGTGACCATCTCCTTCGTCGGCGGCCGGCCGGCGATGATTTCGGCCGCCACCGGCGCCGTCGCCCTGGTGATCGCGCCGCTGGTGAAGTCCCACGGGCTGGACTATCTCGTGGCGGCGGTGATCCTCGCCGGCATTTTCCAGATCATTCTGGGCCTGTCCGGGGTGGCGAAGCTGATGCGCTTCATTCCCCGGTCCGTCATGGTGGGGTTCGTCAACGCCCTGGCCATTCTGGTCTTCCTGGCCCAAATGCCCGAGCTGACCGGCGTCCCCTGGCCGGTCTATCCGCTGACGGCGGCAGGCCTGCTGATCGTTGTCGGGCTGCCCCGGCTGACCAGCGCCGTACCCGCCCCGCTCATCGCAATCGTGGTCCTGACCGTCGTGACCGTGCTGGCCGGCGTCGACGTCCCCACTGTCGGGGACAAGGGTGCACTGCCGGACTCGCTTCCCGTGCTCTTCTTTCCGAATGTGCCGCTTAACCTCGAAACGCTGCAGGTGCTCTTTCCCTACGCGCTGGCTATGGCCTTCGTGGGGCTGCTCGAATCGCTGATGACTGCCAAGCTTGTCGACGACATCACGGACACCCGTTCCTCCAAGACGCGCGAGGCCTGGGGCCAGGGCGTGGCGAACATCGTCACCGGCTTCTTCGGCGGGATGGGCGGCTGCGCCATGATTGGCCAGACCATGATCAACGTCAAGGCATCCGGCGCGCGCACACGGATCTCCACCTTCCTGGCCGGTGTCTTCCTGCTCATCCTCGTGGTGGCCCTGGGCGGTGTAGTGTCCCTGATCCCCATGGCCGCCCTGGTGGCCATCATGATCTTCGTCTGCATCGCGACCTTCGACTGGCACAGCATCCGGCCGGCCACCCTGAAGGCCCTGCCCAAAAGCGAAACCGCTGTCATGGTCGCCACCGTGGCCGTCACCGTCGCCACGCACAACCTGGCGATCGGCGTCGGCGTCGGCGTCCTGGTGGCCATGGTCCTGTTCGCCCGCCGGGTGGCGCACTTCGTTGCGGTGCGGCGCACCGTGACCGCGGACGACGGCGGAACGCTCGTCACGTACAAGGTCGACGGCGAGCTGTTCTTCGCCTCCTCGAATGACCTCTACACCCAGTTTGAGTACGCCCTGGACCCTGACCGCGTGGTCATCGACATGCACGATTCCCACCTTTGGGACGCGTCCACCGTCGCCACGCTGGACGCCATCACCCGGAAGTACCGGCACCACGGCAAGAGCGTCGACGTCGTGGGCCTCAACGAGGCGAGCCTCCTGATGCGCGAGAGGCTCGCCGGCAAACTGGGCGCCGGGCACTAG
- a CDS encoding GNAT family N-acetyltransferase: MGDPRVRPLLDELAVEYDTRYGNLFGRGAAAEELNRYPAGEFAGPGGALLIVRENGQSVAGGAFRRHGPQTAEFKRIWTHSAHRRRGLARFVLAELEALAARRGYRQVYLTTGPRQPEAKHLYLSTGYAAQFDLSADPETIGALAFTKDLPAQTATRGHLAPVRGPGMGDI; the protein is encoded by the coding sequence ATGGGCGATCCCCGGGTCCGGCCGCTCCTGGACGAGCTCGCGGTCGAATACGACACCCGGTACGGCAACCTCTTCGGCCGGGGAGCCGCCGCGGAGGAACTGAACCGCTACCCGGCCGGGGAATTCGCCGGACCGGGCGGGGCCCTGCTCATTGTGCGGGAGAACGGCCAATCCGTGGCGGGCGGCGCGTTCCGCCGGCACGGCCCGCAGACCGCCGAATTCAAGCGGATCTGGACGCATTCGGCGCATCGCCGCCGCGGGCTCGCCCGGTTCGTCCTGGCCGAGCTGGAGGCGCTGGCCGCCCGCCGCGGCTACCGGCAGGTCTACCTGACCACCGGCCCCCGGCAGCCCGAAGCCAAGCACCTCTACCTCAGCACCGGCTACGCGGCCCAGTTCGATCTCTCCGCGGATCCCGAGACCATCGGAGCCCTGGCCTTCACCAAGGACCTCCCCGCCCAAACAGCAACGCGGGGTCACTTAGCGCCGGTCAGGGGCCCCGGGATGGGCGATATCTGA
- a CDS encoding ABC transporter substrate-binding protein encodes MALSTPRPATRPRRKQAALPAVVVIGALSGTLALSACSDPGASAASGAQPATTAARNGVVYNTSPDQQRIRTAKDAALAAEVPSPISKDGKLTVATTAGAIPLSFHATDDKTPIGVEVDLAQLVADKLGLDLDVQVTSWENWPLKTQSGDFEAVFSNVGINAARVKLFDFSSYRAAYMGFEAKKSSNYNIKGSDDISGLKISVGSGTNQEKILIAWNKELEAKGKAPAALQYYSSDADTILALSSGRTDLNLAPYPSVTYRENTRDDLKVVGKVNAGWPSETLVAATTLKGNGLAPAITDALNSAIKDGSYAKVLQRWGLSEEALPESKTVTEANFGNGPAGKTQ; translated from the coding sequence ATGGCACTTTCCACTCCCCGCCCCGCCACTCGTCCCCGGCGGAAGCAGGCGGCGCTGCCCGCCGTCGTCGTCATCGGAGCGCTGTCCGGCACGCTGGCGCTGAGCGCCTGCTCCGATCCCGGCGCCTCCGCGGCGTCCGGCGCGCAGCCGGCCACGACGGCGGCCCGCAACGGCGTCGTATACAACACCTCCCCGGACCAGCAGCGCATCCGCACAGCCAAGGACGCGGCTCTCGCCGCGGAGGTCCCCTCGCCGATCAGCAAGGACGGCAAGCTCACCGTCGCGACCACGGCGGGCGCCATTCCGCTGTCCTTCCACGCCACCGACGACAAGACCCCGATCGGCGTCGAGGTGGACCTCGCCCAGCTGGTCGCGGACAAGCTGGGACTCGACCTGGACGTCCAGGTCACCTCCTGGGAGAACTGGCCGCTGAAGACCCAGTCCGGCGACTTCGAGGCCGTCTTCTCCAACGTGGGGATCAACGCGGCCCGGGTGAAGCTCTTCGATTTCTCCAGCTACCGCGCCGCGTACATGGGCTTCGAAGCCAAGAAGAGTTCCAACTACAACATCAAGGGCTCCGACGACATCTCCGGGCTGAAGATCTCCGTGGGCTCGGGCACCAACCAGGAAAAGATCCTGATCGCGTGGAACAAGGAACTGGAGGCCAAGGGCAAAGCGCCCGCGGCGCTGCAGTACTACTCCTCCGATGCGGACACCATCCTGGCCCTGTCCTCCGGCCGCACAGACCTGAACCTGGCGCCCTACCCGTCCGTGACCTACCGGGAAAACACCCGCGACGACCTCAAGGTGGTGGGCAAGGTCAACGCCGGCTGGCCGTCCGAAACCCTCGTCGCAGCCACCACGCTCAAGGGCAACGGGCTGGCCCCGGCCATCACGGACGCCCTGAACTCGGCCATCAAGGACGGCTCCTACGCCAAGGTCCTTCAGCGCTGGGGACTCTCCGAGGAAGCCCTCCCCGAGTCCAAGACCGTCACCGAGGCCAACTTCGGAAACGGCCCAGCAGGGAAAACACAATGA
- a CDS encoding bile acid:sodium symporter family protein, producing MLEATKTPTTAGDTGTAAAVPANPALAAEAKIARIAVTIFPILVVVAGLAGFLLPGAFRPLAPTVPFLLGIIMFCMGLTLTPPDFASVAKRPWAVALGIVAHYVIMPGAGWLIAAALHLEPELAVGLILVGCAPSGTASNVMAFLAKGDVALSVAVASVSTLIAPIVTPLLVLFLAGSYLSIDAGGMVQDIVKTVLLPVIAGLLARLFLKRVVAKVLPALPWASAAVISLIVAIVVAGSASKIVAAGGIVFLAVVLHNGFGLGLGYLAGKLGRLDGKARRALAFEVGMQNSGLAATLATAHFGALAALPSAVFSLWHNISGAVVAAWLARRPLRDA from the coding sequence ATGCTTGAGGCAACTAAAACTCCGACCACGGCCGGGGACACAGGCACCGCTGCCGCCGTCCCGGCCAACCCCGCCCTCGCCGCCGAGGCAAAGATCGCCCGGATCGCGGTGACGATCTTCCCGATCCTCGTTGTGGTGGCCGGGCTCGCCGGATTCCTGCTCCCCGGGGCCTTCAGGCCCCTGGCACCCACCGTGCCGTTCCTGCTCGGCATCATCATGTTCTGCATGGGCCTGACCCTGACTCCGCCCGACTTCGCCTCGGTGGCCAAGCGCCCGTGGGCGGTGGCCCTGGGAATCGTGGCCCACTACGTCATCATGCCGGGGGCCGGGTGGCTGATCGCGGCCGCCCTGCACCTCGAGCCGGAGCTGGCCGTGGGCCTGATCCTGGTCGGCTGCGCGCCGTCGGGCACTGCCTCGAACGTCATGGCGTTCCTGGCCAAGGGCGACGTGGCCCTGTCCGTGGCCGTGGCGTCCGTGTCCACCCTGATCGCCCCGATCGTGACGCCGCTGCTGGTGCTGTTCCTGGCCGGCTCCTATCTGAGCATCGACGCCGGCGGCATGGTCCAGGACATCGTCAAGACCGTCCTGCTGCCCGTCATTGCCGGCCTGCTCGCCCGCCTGTTCCTCAAGAGGGTCGTGGCCAAGGTCCTGCCGGCACTGCCGTGGGCTTCCGCCGCGGTGATTTCCCTGATCGTGGCGATCGTGGTGGCCGGCAGCGCGAGCAAGATTGTCGCCGCGGGCGGCATCGTGTTCCTCGCGGTGGTGCTGCACAACGGATTCGGCCTGGGCCTGGGCTACCTGGCCGGCAAGCTGGGGCGACTGGACGGCAAGGCCCGCCGCGCGCTGGCTTTTGAGGTCGGGATGCAGAATTCCGGCCTGGCCGCGACCCTCGCCACGGCGCACTTCGGCGCGCTGGCGGCCCTGCCGTCCGCCGTGTTCTCCCTCTGGCACAACATCTCCGGCGCGGTCGTCGCCGCGTGGCTGGCCCGGCGCCCGCTGCGGGACGCCTAA